A stretch of the Malus domestica chromosome 08, GDT2T_hap1 genome encodes the following:
- the LOC139198103 gene encoding olee1-like protein codes for MAKLVLLITLCVLPALAAATRPMKTPFTVEGKVYCDTCRARYETKAITYIAGAKVKLECIDKNSMALVYTKERTTDSAGCYKIHVANDHLDQFCDADTSYYCFSFSLEGE; via the coding sequence ATGGCGAAATTGGTTCTGCTAATTACTCTGTGCGTGCTGCCAGCTCTGGCTGCCGCCACGCGTCCCATGAAGACCCCGTTCACGGTAGAGGGGAAGGTCTACTGCGACACTTGCCGTGCTAGGTACGAGACCAAAGCCATCACCTACATTGCCGGTGCCAAGGTTAAACTGGAATGCATAGACAAAAACAGCATGGCACTCGTGTACACCAAAGAAAGGACAACCGACTCAGCAGGTTGCTATAAGATCCATGTTGCAAATGACCATTTGGACCAGTTCTGTGATGCAGATACAAGCTACTACTGTTTTAGTTTCTCTCTGGAAGGAGAATGA